TTGCGGGTGGTGCTCGTTTCCGTCGCCAACGGAGTCGAGAAGGACGCCATAAGGGGGTTGTTGCGCAATGTCCGCTGACGCTGGCAGAAAAAAAATGGCGGCCGTAGGAAGCTACGATACCGTACTTCCCTTTCAGGCCGTCGGCGTGCGCCCCTTTCCCGTCGAGAACGACGAAGAAATTGCCGAAACCGTGAACCGTCTGGCCCGTGAAGACTACGGCGTGATTTTCGTCGAAGAGCGGCAGTTCGTCGCTCAGGCTTCTTTGATCGACCGGCTCGTTCAGGAATACGCGGCCAGCATCATTCCCATCCCCGGGATCCGCGGATCCATCGGCGTGGGGCTGAGCGCGGTGCGCAGCAGCGTCGAGCGGGCGGTCGGCATGGATATTTTCTCAGAGAAATAGTGAATTCACCTGGAGGCGATTGTTTTGGCCACGGATAAAAGTGTAAAGGGCACGATCGAACGTATATCCGGACCTCTGGTCGTCGCGAAGGGGATGACCGGCGCGAGCATGTACGAAGTGGCGCGTGTCGGCGACATCGGCCTGGTCGGAGAAATCATCGAACTCAACGGTGATCTCGCCTCGATCCAGGTCTACGAGGAGACATCCGGTCTCCGTCCCGGCGAGCCCGTCGTGGGCACCGGCGAACCCCTGAGCGTTGAACTCGGTCCCGGTCTTATCGAACAGTTTTATGACGGCATTCAGCGTCCTCTGAAGGCGATCGAAGAAGCGTCCAAGAGCGTCTTCATCGCCAGAGGCATCAGCGTTTCCGCGCTCGATCACGAGAAACTCTGGCAGTTCGAGCCGAAAGTTTCCGTCGGCGACGAAGTGAGCGAGGGCGACATCCTCGGCGTCGTCCAGGAAACCGTGCTTGTGGAGCACCGCATCATGGTTCCCAATGGAATCAAGGGCAAGGTCGTTTCCGTCGAGTCTGGCGAGTTCAACGTTGACGCCGTGATCGCCGTGATCGACGACGGCAAGGAGAAACACGGCGTTTCCATGCTGCGCCGCTGGCCCGTGCGCCGCGGCCGCCCCGTTGCCCGCAAGCTGCCGCCCGTCACGCCGCTGACGACCGGCCAGCGCGTCGTCGACACGTTCTTCCCCATCGCCATGGGAGGCACGGCCTGCGTCCCCGGCCCGTTCGGATCGGGCAAGACGGTCATCCAGCACCAGCTCGCCAAGTGGGCCGAAGCTCAGATCGTCGTCTATATCGGCTGCGGCGAGCGCGGCAATGAGATGACCGACGTTCTGCGCGAGTTCCCCGAGCTGAAGGATCCCCGTTCCGGCCAGCCGCTGATGAAGCGCACCGTGCTGATCGCGAACACGTCAAACATGCCGGTCGCGGCCCGCGAAGCCAGCGTTTACACGGGGATTTCCATCGCCGAGTACTATCGCGACATGGGTTATTCCGTGGCGCTGATGGCCGACTCCACCAGCCGCTGGGCCGAAGCTCTGCGCGAGATGTCCGGCCGTCTGGAAGAAATGCCCGGCGAAGAAGGCTATCCCGCCTATCTGGGCACGCGCCTCGCTTCGTTCTACGAGCGCGCCGGCCGTGCCATTTGTCTCGGCGGCGACGGCCGCGAGGGCTCGGTTTCCGTCATCGGGGCCGTTTCGCCTCCCGGCGGCGACCTTTCCGAACCTGTCACGCAGAACACGCTGCGCGTGACCAAGGTCTTCTGGGGACTGGACTCCAATCTGGCTTATCAGCGCCACTTCCCGGCCATCAACTGGCTGAACAGCTACTCGCTCTACACCAACAAGCTCGACGAGTACTGGGACGCCAAGTTCGACGCCGAGTGGACGCCCGCGCGCGTCGAAGCCATGACTCTGCTCGAAGAAGAGTCCTCGCTGAAGGAAATCGTGCAGCTGGTCGGCATGGACGCCCTTTCGCGCAACGAGCGCATGACCATGGAAACGGCCAAGTCGCTGCGCGAAGACTTCCTGCACCAGAACGCCTTCAACGACGTGGACACGTACACGTCCATGGAAAAACAGTTCAAAATGCTTTCGACGATCCTCAAGTTCCATCACGCCGGACTGGAAGCCCTGCAGAGCGGCGCCGAGATGAACAAGCTGTTCAACCTGCCCGTGCGCGAGAAGATCGCCCGCATGGGGCTGGTCGGCGAGCAGGAACTCGAAAAGATCGACGCGCTCGAAGGCGAAATGAGAGACGAAATTGCCCAGCTTCTCGCGTCAGGAGGCGATAAATAATGAACCTGCCAGTTGAATACAGAACCGTAAGCAGCCTTGCGGGCCCCCTTCTGGTCGTCGAGAGCGTCAAGGAAGTTCCCTACGATTCTCTGGTCGAAGTCGCGCTGCCCGACGGCTCCCGCCGCCGCGGCAAAGTGCTGGAGACCGATTCCGGCCGCGCCGTCGTGCAGGTTTTCGAGGGCACCGACGGCCTCGACGTCGACACGGCTTCCGTCACCTTCCTCGGCAAATCGCTGGAACTGCCCGTCTCCGAAGACATGCTCGGCCGCGTCTTCAACGGCCGCGGCGATCCCATCGACGGCGGCGCGCCCATCATCGCCGAGAAAAACATCGACGTGAACGGACTGGCCATGAATCCCTACTCGCGCGACTATCCCGACGAGTTCATCCAGACCGGCATCAGCACCATCGACGGCATGAACCCCATGGTCCGCGGCCAGAAGCTGCCCATTTTCTCCGCTTCTGGACTGCCGCACAACCGCATGGCCGCCCAGCTGGCCCGCCAGGCCAACGTCATCGGCGGCGGCAGCGAAAAGTTCGCCGTTGTTTTCGCCGCCATGGGAATTACCTTCGAGGAAGCCGCTTTCTTCATGGAAGACTTCCGCAAGACCGGCGCCCTCGACCGCACCGTCATGTACATTAACCTCGCCAACGACCCCGCCGTCGAGCGCATCTACACGCCCAAGCTGGCGCTGACCGCCGCCGAGTATCTGGCGTTCGAGAAGAACATGCACGTGCTGGTCATTCTCACCGACTTGACGAACTACTGCGAGGCCCTGCGCGAGATCTCCGCCGCCCGCAAGGAAGTTCCCGGCCGCCGCGGCTATCCCGGCTACCTCTATACCGACCTCGCCACCATGTACGAGCGCGCCGGCCGCGTCAAGGGCAGCACCGGCTCCATCACCCAGGTGCCCATCCTCACCATGCCCGAAGACGACAAGACCCACCCCATCCCCGACCTCACCGGCTACATCACCGAGGGGCAGATCATCCTCAGCCGCAACCTGCACCGCACCGGCATCTATCCGCCCGTGGACGTGATGCCCTCGCTGTCGCGACTGAAGGACAAGGGCATCGGCGAAGGCAAGACCCGCGAGGATCACGCCGACTTGATGAACCAGCTCTTCGCCGCCTACGCCCGCGGCAAGGAAGCCAAGGAACTGGCCGTCATCCTCGGCGAAGGCGCCCTGAGCGACGACGACAAGGCGTTCGCCACGTTCGCTTCGCGCTTCGAGGACGAGTACGTCCGTCAGGGCGAATACGAGAACCGCGCCGTCGAGACGACCCTCGGGCTGGGCTGGAAACTCCTGAACATGGTTCCCGTTAAGGAACTGAAACGCGTCAAGGACAAGTACATCCAGAAATACCTGATGCCGCTGAAGGAAAAAGAAAACTCAGAGGAAAAGGCGTAGGGGAGGGGGATCGCAATGGCACGCGTGAACGTGAACCCCAACCGAATGGAGCTTTCGCGGCTCAAGAAACGTCTCGCCGTCGCCCAGCGCGGCCATAAGCTGCTCAAGGACAAACAGGACGCCCTGATCAAAGCCTTCCTCGAAAAAGCCCGCGCGGTCAAAGCCGCCCGCGAGAAAGTCGAGAGCGAGCTCATCTCGTGCTACCGCAGCTTCCTCATGGCCCGCGCCCAGACCTTGCCGGCCATGCTCGAACAGGCTCTGATGATCTCCGGCAGCACCTGCACCCTCGACGTCGCCACGCGCAACGTCATGAGCGTCATCGTGCCCGAGTACGAAGTCCATCAGGAGGGCAGCACCTTCAACTATGGCATGGCGACCACGCCGGCCAGTCTCGACGTGGCCCTCGAAGACTTTTCCAAAGTCATTCCCGGGCTGCTCCAGCTCGCCGCCGACGAA
This DNA window, taken from Pyramidobacter piscolens W5455, encodes the following:
- a CDS encoding V-type ATP synthase subunit F; this encodes MSADAGRKKMAAVGSYDTVLPFQAVGVRPFPVENDEEIAETVNRLAREDYGVIFVEERQFVAQASLIDRLVQEYAASIIPIPGIRGSIGVGLSAVRSSVERAVGMDIFSEK
- a CDS encoding V-type ATP synthase subunit A, giving the protein MATDKSVKGTIERISGPLVVAKGMTGASMYEVARVGDIGLVGEIIELNGDLASIQVYEETSGLRPGEPVVGTGEPLSVELGPGLIEQFYDGIQRPLKAIEEASKSVFIARGISVSALDHEKLWQFEPKVSVGDEVSEGDILGVVQETVLVEHRIMVPNGIKGKVVSVESGEFNVDAVIAVIDDGKEKHGVSMLRRWPVRRGRPVARKLPPVTPLTTGQRVVDTFFPIAMGGTACVPGPFGSGKTVIQHQLAKWAEAQIVVYIGCGERGNEMTDVLREFPELKDPRSGQPLMKRTVLIANTSNMPVAAREASVYTGISIAEYYRDMGYSVALMADSTSRWAEALREMSGRLEEMPGEEGYPAYLGTRLASFYERAGRAICLGGDGREGSVSVIGAVSPPGGDLSEPVTQNTLRVTKVFWGLDSNLAYQRHFPAINWLNSYSLYTNKLDEYWDAKFDAEWTPARVEAMTLLEEESSLKEIVQLVGMDALSRNERMTMETAKSLREDFLHQNAFNDVDTYTSMEKQFKMLSTILKFHHAGLEALQSGAEMNKLFNLPVREKIARMGLVGEQELEKIDALEGEMRDEIAQLLASGGDK
- a CDS encoding V-type ATP synthase subunit B; translated protein: MNLPVEYRTVSSLAGPLLVVESVKEVPYDSLVEVALPDGSRRRGKVLETDSGRAVVQVFEGTDGLDVDTASVTFLGKSLELPVSEDMLGRVFNGRGDPIDGGAPIIAEKNIDVNGLAMNPYSRDYPDEFIQTGISTIDGMNPMVRGQKLPIFSASGLPHNRMAAQLARQANVIGGGSEKFAVVFAAMGITFEEAAFFMEDFRKTGALDRTVMYINLANDPAVERIYTPKLALTAAEYLAFEKNMHVLVILTDLTNYCEALREISAARKEVPGRRGYPGYLYTDLATMYERAGRVKGSTGSITQVPILTMPEDDKTHPIPDLTGYITEGQIILSRNLHRTGIYPPVDVMPSLSRLKDKGIGEGKTREDHADLMNQLFAAYARGKEAKELAVILGEGALSDDDKAFATFASRFEDEYVRQGEYENRAVETTLGLGWKLLNMVPVKELKRVKDKYIQKYLMPLKEKENSEEKA
- a CDS encoding V-type ATP synthase subunit D, with protein sequence MARVNVNPNRMELSRLKKRLAVAQRGHKLLKDKQDALIKAFLEKARAVKAAREKVESELISCYRSFLMARAQTLPAMLEQALMISGSTCTLDVATRNVMSVIVPEYEVHQEGSTFNYGMATTPASLDVALEDFSKVIPGLLQLAADEKAVALMSTEIERTRRRVNALEHVMIPNYAETIKYISMKLDEQARSTTSQLMKVKEIVSQH